In Phocoena phocoena chromosome 11, mPhoPho1.1, whole genome shotgun sequence, one DNA window encodes the following:
- the GABARAPL1 gene encoding gamma-aminobutyric acid receptor-associated protein-like 1 has protein sequence MKFQYKEDHPFEYRKKEGEKIRKKYPDRVPVIVEKAPKARVPDLDKRKYLVPSDLTVGQFYFLIRKRIHLRPEDALFFFVNNTIPPTSATMGQLYEDNHEEDYFLYVAYSDESVYGK, from the exons ATGAAGTTCCAGTATAAGGAGGACCATCCCTTTGAGTATcggaaaaaggaaggagaaaagatcCGGAAGAAATATCCGGACCGGGTCCCT GTGATCGTGGAGAAGGCTCCCAAGGCCAGGGTGCCTGATCTGGACAAGAGGAAGTACCTAGTGCCCTCTGACCTCACTG TTGGCCAGTTCTACTTCTTAATCCGGAAGAGGATCCACCTGAGACCCGAAGACGCCTTATTCTTCTTTGTCAACAACACCATCCCTCCCACTAGCGCGACCATGGGCCAGCTGTATGAG GACAACCACGAGGAAGACTATTTTCTGTACGTGGCCTACAGTGACGAGAGTGTCTACGGGAAGTGA